The following proteins are encoded in a genomic region of Entelurus aequoreus isolate RoL-2023_Sb linkage group LG01, RoL_Eaeq_v1.1, whole genome shotgun sequence:
- the amigo3 gene encoding amphoterin-induced protein 3 isoform X1 produces the protein MSAHLTTSWRYFLVLFGCLQQVLSIQTGICQLGHNSSHADRCLCAADILSCTGLGLEQVPVDMPGFVVTLDLSHNRLLELRQGSFEGLFRLQTLRLTHNQLTTVQPGTFDNSSGVLLRHLDLSSNKLRALELHYFQDLPGLEELLLFNNQMVKVESGALAGLGSLRRVYLSHNRLTDFPFFSIQDHRHLQLAILDLSSNHLRKLPLEYISSLPSRLQQGLYLHSNLLVCDCAMYGMFRLWEERGFASVTDFRKEHICRVYGMHQGTVRFFQHDGFFQRCNLTAITAPLREQQSSVAVSEGKAALLHCSTTLTGKNVTFFWVTPSQEYVAPPGKNGSLKMFANGSLEIMVTRAEDSGIYWCMALDPEHQRNQTHEVNVTVVAQDSSEPHDSFKTGYTTLLGCVVSLILVLMYLYMSPCRCSPCNKAAHPATSNVAGPESAQSSILSPTPPATTEGPGRKVSTNKHVVFLEPIKEQKNGRLRVGVGQGHVGPGLLLEPEQHPKPDVYPDTPLMLP, from the coding sequence ATGTCAGCTCATCTGACAACATCGTGGAGGTATTTCCTGGTTCTGTTCGGGTGTCTCCAGCAGGTCTTGTCCATCCAGACCGGCATCTGCCAGTTGGGGCACAACTCCTCCCATGCAGACAGATGCCTGTGTGCAGCTGATATTCTGAGCTGCACCGGGCTGGGTCTGGAGCAAGTCCCAGTAGATATGCCCGGTTTTGTCGTCACTTTGGACCTAAGCCATAACCGCTTGCTTGAGCTAAGGCAGGGTAGCTTTGAAGGGCTGTTTCGTCTGCAGACATTACGCTTGACGCACAACCAGCTGACTACTGTCCAGCCAGGCACATTTGATAACTCCTCTGGAGTCCTATTGCGACACCTGGACCTATCGTCCAATAAGCTGAGGGCGCTGGAGCTTCACTACTTTCAGGACCTTCCAGGACTGGAGGAGCTGCTGCTCTTCAACAACCAGATGGTTAAGGTAGAGAGTGGCGCCCTGGCAGGACTGGGCAGCCTCCGCAGGGTCTACCTTAGCCACAACCGACTCACAGACTTCCCTTTCTTCTCCATCCAGGATCACAGGCACCTTCAGCTGGCCATACTGGACCTGTCCTCAAACCACCTGCGCAAGCTACCCCTGGAGTACATATCGAGCCTCCCCAGCAGGCTCCAGCAAGGACTCTACCTTCACAGTAACCTGCTAGTGTGCGACTGTGCCATGTACGGAATGTTCCGTCTCTGGGAGGAGAGAGGCTTTGCGTCTGTGACAGACTTCCGAAAAGAACACATTTGCCGGGTTTACGGGATGCATCAAGGCACAGTGCGCTTCTTCCAGCACGACGGCTTCTTCCAACGGTGCAACTTGACTGCCATTACAGCACCACTCAGAGAACAGCAGAGCAGTGTTGCTGTAAGCGAAGGGAAAGCGGCGCTGCTCCACTGCTCCACCACCCTGACCGGAAAAAATGTCACATTCTTCTGGGTTACTCCTAGTCAGGAGTATGTGGCGCCGCCGGGCAAAAACGGCTCACTAAAGATGTTTGCAAATGGCAGCCTGGAGATAATGGTGACCCGAGCTGAGGACTCTGGGATCTATTGGTGCATGGCTTTGGACCCAGAGCATCAGCGGAATCAGACGCATGAAGTTAATGTGACAGTGGTGGCGCAAGATTCCAGTGAGCCCCACGACTCTTTTAAGACCGGATACACCACCTTGCTGGGCTGCGTGGTCAGCCTGATTCTGGTGCTCATGTACCTCTACATGTCACCCTGCAGATGCTCCCCCTGCAACAAGGCGGCACACCCCGCCACCTCAAACGTGGCCGGGCCAGAAAGCGCCCAGTCCTCCATCCTGAGTCCCACCCCGCCTGCTACCACTGAGGGCCCGGGCCGCAAGGTAAGTACCAACAAACATGTGGTGTTTCTGGAGCCAATCAAAGAGCAGAAAAATGGCAGGCTCAGGGTGGGGGTGGGGCAAGGACATGTGGGGCCGGGTTTGCTTCTCGAACCTGAGCAACACCCAAAGCCAGACGTGTACCCAGACACGCCACTTATGCTGCCATAG
- the amigo3 gene encoding amphoterin-induced protein 3 isoform X2, translating into MSAHLTTSWRYFLVLFGCLQQVLSIQTGICQLGHNSSHADRCLCAADILSCTGLGLEQVPVDMPGFVVTLDLSHNRLLELRQGSFEGLFRLQTLRLTHNQLTTVQPGTFDNSSGVLLRHLDLSSNKLRALELHYFQDLPGLEELLLFNNQMVKVESGALAGLGSLRRVYLSHNRLTDFPFFSIQDHRHLQLAILDLSSNHLRKLPLEYISSLPSRLQQGLYLHSNLLVCDCAMYGMFRLWEERGFASVTDFRKEHICRVYGMHQGTVRFFQHDGFFQRCNLTAITAPLREQQSSVAVSEGKAALLHCSTTLTGKNVTFFWVTPSQEYVAPPGKNGSLKMFANGSLEIMVTRAEDSGIYWCMALDPEHQRNQTHEVNVTVVAQDSSEPHDSFKTGYTTLLGCVVSLILVLMYLYMSPCRCSPCNKAAHPATSNVAGPESAQSSILSPTPPATTEGPGRKVRGHDLYMVCMPHHSSAINASSFSSF; encoded by the exons ATGTCAGCTCATCTGACAACATCGTGGAGGTATTTCCTGGTTCTGTTCGGGTGTCTCCAGCAGGTCTTGTCCATCCAGACCGGCATCTGCCAGTTGGGGCACAACTCCTCCCATGCAGACAGATGCCTGTGTGCAGCTGATATTCTGAGCTGCACCGGGCTGGGTCTGGAGCAAGTCCCAGTAGATATGCCCGGTTTTGTCGTCACTTTGGACCTAAGCCATAACCGCTTGCTTGAGCTAAGGCAGGGTAGCTTTGAAGGGCTGTTTCGTCTGCAGACATTACGCTTGACGCACAACCAGCTGACTACTGTCCAGCCAGGCACATTTGATAACTCCTCTGGAGTCCTATTGCGACACCTGGACCTATCGTCCAATAAGCTGAGGGCGCTGGAGCTTCACTACTTTCAGGACCTTCCAGGACTGGAGGAGCTGCTGCTCTTCAACAACCAGATGGTTAAGGTAGAGAGTGGCGCCCTGGCAGGACTGGGCAGCCTCCGCAGGGTCTACCTTAGCCACAACCGACTCACAGACTTCCCTTTCTTCTCCATCCAGGATCACAGGCACCTTCAGCTGGCCATACTGGACCTGTCCTCAAACCACCTGCGCAAGCTACCCCTGGAGTACATATCGAGCCTCCCCAGCAGGCTCCAGCAAGGACTCTACCTTCACAGTAACCTGCTAGTGTGCGACTGTGCCATGTACGGAATGTTCCGTCTCTGGGAGGAGAGAGGCTTTGCGTCTGTGACAGACTTCCGAAAAGAACACATTTGCCGGGTTTACGGGATGCATCAAGGCACAGTGCGCTTCTTCCAGCACGACGGCTTCTTCCAACGGTGCAACTTGACTGCCATTACAGCACCACTCAGAGAACAGCAGAGCAGTGTTGCTGTAAGCGAAGGGAAAGCGGCGCTGCTCCACTGCTCCACCACCCTGACCGGAAAAAATGTCACATTCTTCTGGGTTACTCCTAGTCAGGAGTATGTGGCGCCGCCGGGCAAAAACGGCTCACTAAAGATGTTTGCAAATGGCAGCCTGGAGATAATGGTGACCCGAGCTGAGGACTCTGGGATCTATTGGTGCATGGCTTTGGACCCAGAGCATCAGCGGAATCAGACGCATGAAGTTAATGTGACAGTGGTGGCGCAAGATTCCAGTGAGCCCCACGACTCTTTTAAGACCGGATACACCACCTTGCTGGGCTGCGTGGTCAGCCTGATTCTGGTGCTCATGTACCTCTACATGTCACCCTGCAGATGCTCCCCCTGCAACAAGGCGGCACACCCCGCCACCTCAAACGTGGCCGGGCCAGAAAGCGCCCAGTCCTCCATCCTGAGTCCCACCCCGCCTGCTACCACTGAGGGCCCGGGCCGCAAG GTTCGTGGGCATGACCTCTACATGGTCTGCATGCCACACCACTCATCCGCCATCAATGCGAGTTCTTTCTCTTCATTCTGA